One Paraclostridium sordellii genomic window, TCCTCCAATACAGATTCAAATTTAAAAAGTGAAAAAGCAATAAAGAAGGAAAAAAGAAGATTACAAAAAGAAAATCTAAAGAAAGAAATATTAAATGGTTTAAGAGCTTTTAATGTTGATGGAAAAGAAGTTACATCAGATATTACAGTTGATGTTTCAGAAGTTAATTTTAATGAAAATGGAGAATATGAAGTTTATATAAAAGTTCCTTTAGAAAGACCTAAAGCTATATTTATGGTTACACCAGACTATGATAAGAGTAACCACATATTAGCAAGTATATTTGTTAGACAAATATACTATGTATTAGCAAAAAAGGCATCTTTAAATGACACAAGTAAATGTGATAGAGAAGTTATTTTTAATTTGGATGAATTTGGAAATATGCCTTCAATTGAAGGGTTTGCAAATATTATAACAGTTTGTCTAGGTCGTGGAATTAGATTTAATATGATAATTCAAGCATACTCTCAATTAAAGAATTTATATGGAGAAGATGCTCCAACTATCGAGGGCAACTGTGGGAATCAGATTTATATAATGACTAATGAAGGTGAAACCGCTAAAAAGTTCTCTGAATTACTGGGAGATAAGACTATCATAACAAATTCAAGAAGTGGTGAGGTGTTCTCTCTAAATAAGAGCCAAACAGAATCCCTAGATGCAAGAAAACTTCTTAAATCTGATGAATTAATGAAGTTAAAAGAAGGTGAAACTGTTGTTGTTAGGGTTATTAAAAGACAAGATAATAATAGAAATAAAATTGTATCTTATCCAATATATAATAATGACGAGCATAGTATGAAATATAGATATGAATATCTAGATGATTATTTTGACAATCAAGAAAGTGTATTTAAAAATATAAAGGTCAAATCTCTACATAAAGATATTAACTTAAAGGATTTAATAATTGATTTTTCTAAAACTGCGGAGCAGATAAAAATAGACAAAGTAAATGAATTTGATAAAATAACTAAAGAATTAACTGCAAAAAAGAGAAATAAAAATTTAGATAAATCAATAGAAAAACAGTCAGAAGAAACTATAAATACAAGTTTAATTGATGGTGAAACTAATTCAATAGAAGATCTTAAGCCAGTTAAACAAGATAAACCTAAATTAGATGATAATAAAATACAAAATTTCATTGCTAATGTATCTTTAATGTTATCTAATGAAGAAATAAATGAAATAGATGCAATGAACAATAAAGAGGATATATTAGAATATTTAGGTTCAATTGAAAAAGGTGAGTATAGTAAAAGAAAATTAATAGATTTAGCATATACTTTTTTAGGTTAAAGTAAGAGAATAACATTTTAAATGTTATTCTCTTTTTCATTTATATAAATACAAAAAATATATAGAAAGGGAGTGCTTAGATGGATATCTTACAGATATTAACTAGCTATACTCCATTTTTTAAAATTGGAAATGTAATTTCTGATTTTTTAAGATGGATTTTATGGGCTTTAGTATCAATATTATGCAATCTATCAGATGGAGTTGAAAAAATAGTAAATAAGATATATTCATTGAATAATTTTTTTAATAAATCTGAGATTCAACAAATTATAGACAAATTCAAACCTGCTTTGTGGGTTGTATTAACTATATCTGTTTTGTATATAGGATATAAATTGGTTATAGATAGAGAATTTAAAGGAGAGCGTATATTTCAAAACTTTATATTATCTTTTATGGTAATACTAGCTTTACCAGCTTTTATGGTTCAAATGAATAAGATAACTTCTTCTGCTATTAACGTAGCTAATGAAGGAATAAAAGTAGAAGAACAGACAACTACTGCTAGGAGCATAATAAAGGATAATATTTATGATTTAAAATATTTGGAAAAACAAGGATTTAAACTAAATGGAGATTTAAATGATAGTAAAACGAAAACAAATAACTTAAATCCTGAAAATATATTAAGAATAAATATAAATTCAACAATTGATAGAGGATTTTTAGATAAAGAAATATTTAAAAAGAAAATTGAAATTGATGAAAATGGAAAGGAACAAGTTGTAGATTTAGAAAAATCATTCTTTGGGTTTATAGAAGAGCAGTATTACAGATTTAATTTTAACTTTTTAACTATGATAATAATGATAATTTGTTTAATAGTAACATTTGTTTTAACAAGTATAAAAATTGCTAGAATAATTATAGAATTAGGATTTAAAAAGGTATTTGCTATGATGCTTGCATTTGGAGATATAGCCTCGGGGCAAAAGTTAAAAACGGTATTAAAAGATATTTTATCATCTTTTGGGATAATTTTTGCTACATCAATACTTTTAAAACTATATATGGTAAGTACAACATGGATAAACACAATAGATGCAAATATTCTTGTGAAGATAATTTTTATAATAGCATCTTCTCTTATGGTTATAGACGGACCGAATATAATTGAAAGAGTATTAGGCATAGATGCAGGGATAAAGAGTGGTTGGAGTCTTGTTGCAGGGGCATATACAGGAGCGAAAACTATGAGTTCAATAGGAAGTAAGTTAGGAAATTCTATGTCAGCAGTTGCTGGCGGAGCTAAGGGTGTATATGATGGATTTAATTCTTCTACGTTAGAGGATGAGAGTAAATCATTAAAAGATAGTAATTCAAATAATGATTCTAAAACGAATAGCAGTGAAAGTAAATCAGATAATAACTCAACTTCTAATAACTTAAATTCAAATGAAACTGGAAGAACCTTATCTGAAGAAAGTCAAAACTCACAAGATAGTAATAACTTATCTAGTAATGAAGCATCTGATAATAGTAATTTACCTACCAATGCATCTAGTGAGGAATATTTAAATGAAAATAGTAACAATATTTCTTCTGAATATGGCGAAGCATCTTCATTGTCAGATGATATGAATAGTAATGTAGGCTCATCATATAAAGAGCAAGAAACACTTTCAGACAATGTAAATGCTAGTGATAATAATGATTTAAATAATGAATATAGTAAAGATGGTGTTCAATCTTCATTAGAAAGTGAAAATAAAGTTAATGATACATCTTTAGGTAATGAATCTAACAAAGATAGTGTTCATCAGTCATTAGAGAGTGAAGGTAAGGCTAGTGATAATAGTTCAATTAATGATAGTGTTTCTAGTAATACTAGTGATTCATCTAAAGGAAGTGACTCAAAATCTATATCAGATACAGAGCAAAAACCTTTAGATTCTAATATTAAATCAGATAATAATTTAAATAGCCAATCAATGAATGATTCATCAAATAAACCAGTTGGAAATAGTGAATCATTAAAAACTGGTAAATCTGATAAAGATGTTGTCAAAAACTCTGAAAAGTTAGAAACTAGAGGATTAGGACAATATGCAAAAGATACCCTTAAAGATAGTAAAAAAGGTCAAATTGCTAAAAAGCATTATAACCTAGGTGTAAACACAGGGAAAGCATTTAGAAACTATATGGATAAAAAGAGCGGAAAGGTGAGTAAGTAGAAAATGTATATAATTCCATCTGAAATAAATTCAGAAACTAAAATATTTAAAAATGTATATTTAATAGATATGTTATTTATGCTAGTAGCTTTTGTTTTAACTATGTCTTTTTCAAGCATAGTTAATCCAAAGGTTGTAGTACCATATTATATTTGTTCTTTTGTACTTACAATATTTTTAGTATTGAAAAGCCAAACAAATCCTGGCTTAAGAAACTACAAAGCTATTTATCTAATGATAATAAGATGTAGAGGGACTTATCAATCTTTAGATTGGAATACAGAAAGAGAGGGCTAATATATGAGTGAAAAACTTTCAAGAAAAGAATTAAAAAGACTAAAAAAAGAAGAAAAACAACAAGCTAAAATAGAGAAAAAAGAATTAAAGGAAGAACATAAGAAAGTAAAAAAGGTAGCAAGTGATTTGCTACCTTTTTTAAATATAGCAGATGATGGATCTATTCAAACTAAATATGGATATATGGAAATATACCAAATTGATACTAAGGATTTAAATTCTCTAACAAGTGATGAAGTAAATATACATATAAACGAACACACTACCTTTTTAAGAGGATATAGTGACGATATAAAAATAATATGTATGAGTTATCCAGTTAATACAGAAGTTCAGCAAAAACATTTATCAAATAAAATACAAAATACAGATAATCCTATATATATTAAGTTTTTAAATAAGAAATTAGAACGATTAAAATTACTTGAAAAATTAAGAACTAATAAAGAATTTTATTTTGTTTTATATTTTGAAAATGAAAGAGATAAAAGAGAAAAAGAAATATATATTCAAAGGAGAGCAAATAGAGCTATGGGTATAGAGCCGATAGATATAGATAAAAAAGTTAAAATATTATATAAATTAAATAATCAAAATTCTAAAATATAATTTACATTTATGATATAATAAATAACGGAACTGAAAATCTATAGAGTGGTGTTTCCATACAACCTCAAATTCCTACGGTAAGCAGGAAGGAGGTGTAAACTGTATGGAACCAAAGATTATCCTTGGTGCGATTAGCACTATATGTATTGGTCTTTTGACTAATTACATATATGATAAATTAAAAAGCCACTCTGCGTCGACGAAAACTAAGAGTGGCGTTTTTGAACTTAATATAATAATTAAGTTCAGAAAAAGATAGATTATTAACTTATATTTATCAGGAAACATCACTCTATGACGAAATAGATTTTCAGTTCCTTTGTATATTTATATTATATCACAAAATACAAAAATTAAAACATTCCAATATAGGTAATTTAAAGAACTATGTAATTTTACATAGTTCTTTTTTAATGCAAAGATTTATTACATTACAAATAAAGATAATTATTGAAAGGATGATAATAACTATGATAAAAGATAGTAAATTTAATAAAAAAGAATATAATCCATATTTTTTAACAGAAATACAACCACAAGGTGGAATAAAGTTTGATGAAAAAATTATAAAAAAAGGTGATGGATATGAAACAGTTATAAGTGTTTTTGACTATCCTAATCAAGTACAAGAATTTTGGATGGAAAGGCTTATGTCTATAAAGGATGTAATTATTACTGTAGATATTGGAACATATAACAAATCTAAGGTATTAAAGAAAATAGAAAGTTCTTTAAATGAACAAGAAAGCAGATACTATACAGATAAAAGTCCAATAAGCAGAATTAAATCTCAAAATACATATAATCACTTAACTTCATTAGCAAGTGATGTAACTGGAAATAATGAGGTTGTTAAGTTAGTAAATGTAAGATATTTTGTTTCAGGAACTACAGTTGAACAAGTAGAAGAAAAGGTAAAAGATGTAATATCTGAATTATCATCTATAGGTTATAAAAGTTCTGTATATGTAAATGAACAAGAGTATGAATGGTGTTCTTTATTTAATGGGTATTCAGAACAAGAGAGATTTAAAAATAGAAGAAA contains:
- a CDS encoding VirD4-like conjugal transfer protein, CD1115 family encodes the protein MYLIVGLIYIRMIFSIRASFKEIDEGQKGTSRFATRKEIDKQYRAIPIARDSYKGSGGIPIARGFKEFTLENGEKKLKEVMYIDDSSVNNLIIGTTRSGKGETFVIPLIDIYSRAEKKSALIVNDPKGEIIAMCKETLEERGYDVLMLNLLQPINSMSYNPLELVKQAYKKGDYSEAQLLCKTLTHSLYYKPNVKDPFWQNSAMSLVNALILAICDECIKRGEEEKITLYTVSNMLSELGGKNTPSDDGKKEINALDEYFKTLPADSVAKSQYATSSFAGGSARGNIFSVAMSELQTYTLEETGKLTSKNSLNFEDIGFHKTFKLKVTVKDKLDKIDLENNKAKTIDINKLNGLKNKVLGIRDIVIEKVIETKEDNSSFKHKTNEKEYKEQLSLEDEIEQLDIKQKSNSSNTDSNLKSEKAIKKEKRRLQKENLKKEILNGLRAFNVDGKEVTSDITVDVSEVNFNENGEYEVYIKVPLERPKAIFMVTPDYDKSNHILASIFVRQIYYVLAKKASLNDTSKCDREVIFNLDEFGNMPSIEGFANIITVCLGRGIRFNMIIQAYSQLKNLYGEDAPTIEGNCGNQIYIMTNEGETAKKFSELLGDKTIITNSRSGEVFSLNKSQTESLDARKLLKSDELMKLKEGETVVVRVIKRQDNNRNKIVSYPIYNNDEHSMKYRYEYLDDYFDNQESVFKNIKVKSLHKDINLKDLIIDFSKTAEQIKIDKVNEFDKITKELTAKKRNKNLDKSIEKQSEETINTSLIDGETNSIEDLKPVKQDKPKLDDNKIQNFIANVSLMLSNEEINEIDAMNNKEDILEYLGSIEKGEYSKRKLIDLAYTFLG
- a CDS encoding pLS20_p028 family conjugation system transmembrane protein, which translates into the protein MDILQILTSYTPFFKIGNVISDFLRWILWALVSILCNLSDGVEKIVNKIYSLNNFFNKSEIQQIIDKFKPALWVVLTISVLYIGYKLVIDREFKGERIFQNFILSFMVILALPAFMVQMNKITSSAINVANEGIKVEEQTTTARSIIKDNIYDLKYLEKQGFKLNGDLNDSKTKTNNLNPENILRININSTIDRGFLDKEIFKKKIEIDENGKEQVVDLEKSFFGFIEEQYYRFNFNFLTMIIMIICLIVTFVLTSIKIARIIIELGFKKVFAMMLAFGDIASGQKLKTVLKDILSSFGIIFATSILLKLYMVSTTWINTIDANILVKIIFIIASSLMVIDGPNIIERVLGIDAGIKSGWSLVAGAYTGAKTMSSIGSKLGNSMSAVAGGAKGVYDGFNSSTLEDESKSLKDSNSNNDSKTNSSESKSDNNSTSNNLNSNETGRTLSEESQNSQDSNNLSSNEASDNSNLPTNASSEEYLNENSNNISSEYGEASSLSDDMNSNVGSSYKEQETLSDNVNASDNNDLNNEYSKDGVQSSLESENKVNDTSLGNESNKDSVHQSLESEGKASDNSSINDSVSSNTSDSSKGSDSKSISDTEQKPLDSNIKSDNNLNSQSMNDSSNKPVGNSESLKTGKSDKDVVKNSEKLETRGLGQYAKDTLKDSKKGQIAKKHYNLGVNTGKAFRNYMDKKSGKVSK
- a CDS encoding DUF5592 family protein → MYIIPSEINSETKIFKNVYLIDMLFMLVAFVLTMSFSSIVNPKVVVPYYICSFVLTIFLVLKSQTNPGLRNYKAIYLMIIRCRGTYQSLDWNTEREG